In a genomic window of Desulfovibrio inopinatus DSM 10711:
- a CDS encoding ATP-binding protein, translated as MTTRADQVTYRLKIVRQCRLFHLSTFQMVAMSFKLHAFVSFCLIWLCVLPCRATAQDHLVMSGPDNIYPLQFINEQGLPDGSNLGFWRRALKTQQFELIYLFDSLQNAQHDVLEDRADFVSPVIGSPLLPGLTLTKSYHHIDIYLFYQAGLGLITGLHDVAGLHVGVIDSMPIAREIKAQGNVNFTVVHFNSAKELYAAAEQGEIQAFCSPLALAKLHFSPEQLETSFHHTSAPVLILPIAAAVKQGRTVLLDRLNTAIDSQRLKRGGQLGSRNHTGGADIFFPWDKAVLIGLGFILAFFFVALWNWQLRRKVRQATERLTSSNRKLEHEISRRKNAQSELAHINRKLEGIVLERTKDLRHKAEELEAANERLRAMDALKSMMVSSVSHELRTPLTSIRGFAKLVDRDLDRYFLSSVASDRRLHSKATRIKANLSIIESEGARLSRLIDDMLDLSKIEAGRMQWRDRPVTPEVSILSAASAVRTQFDNKPDVDLDIRIAKNLPTILIDPDRFEQMLINLLDNACKFTKEGSVTIEAKAQNGTLHVEIADTGVGIPPEYLDSIFETFRQVERDTLEDKPSGTGLGLAICRGIVEHYNGTIKVQSTPGEGTIFTVTLPSMQ; from the coding sequence GTGACGACGAGAGCTGACCAGGTCACGTATCGTCTCAAAATTGTTAGACAATGCAGACTATTCCATCTTTCAACATTCCAAATGGTCGCAATGTCTTTCAAACTCCATGCCTTTGTTTCTTTTTGCCTGATTTGGCTATGCGTGTTGCCATGTCGAGCTACGGCGCAAGATCATCTTGTCATGTCCGGCCCAGACAATATTTACCCTTTGCAATTCATCAACGAACAGGGGCTTCCCGACGGCTCCAATCTCGGATTCTGGCGTAGAGCTCTCAAAACTCAACAATTTGAACTCATTTACTTATTCGATTCGCTTCAAAACGCACAGCACGATGTTCTTGAAGACCGCGCCGATTTTGTTTCCCCCGTTATCGGTTCTCCCCTTCTTCCAGGGCTGACATTAACAAAAAGTTATCATCATATTGATATATATCTCTTTTACCAAGCAGGCCTAGGCCTGATTACCGGACTCCACGATGTCGCTGGACTCCACGTCGGTGTTATAGACTCCATGCCAATTGCCAGAGAGATCAAAGCGCAGGGCAACGTCAATTTTACCGTTGTTCATTTCAACAGCGCAAAAGAATTGTACGCAGCTGCCGAACAAGGTGAAATCCAGGCTTTCTGCTCTCCTTTGGCATTAGCCAAGCTGCACTTTTCCCCCGAACAATTGGAAACCTCCTTCCACCACACGAGTGCCCCGGTTCTCATCCTTCCCATCGCAGCGGCAGTAAAACAAGGGAGGACCGTTCTTCTCGATCGCCTCAATACCGCTATTGATAGCCAACGTCTCAAAAGAGGAGGTCAACTTGGAAGTCGCAACCATACCGGTGGAGCGGATATCTTTTTCCCTTGGGATAAAGCCGTGCTTATCGGCTTGGGGTTTATTCTCGCCTTTTTCTTCGTGGCATTATGGAACTGGCAACTCAGACGAAAAGTTCGGCAAGCTACAGAGCGATTGACCTCCTCCAATAGAAAACTGGAGCATGAAATCAGTCGACGAAAGAATGCCCAATCCGAACTCGCCCATATCAACCGTAAACTTGAAGGCATTGTTCTCGAACGAACAAAGGATCTCCGTCACAAGGCCGAAGAACTCGAAGCCGCGAATGAACGTCTGCGAGCCATGGATGCATTGAAGTCCATGATGGTCTCATCGGTTTCTCATGAACTCCGCACCCCTCTGACGTCCATACGGGGATTTGCCAAGCTCGTGGATAGAGATCTTGATCGGTATTTCCTTTCCAGTGTTGCAAGCGACAGACGACTCCATAGCAAAGCCACTCGCATCAAAGCGAATTTGTCTATTATTGAAAGCGAAGGAGCACGCTTGTCACGACTCATCGATGACATGTTGGATTTATCGAAAATCGAAGCCGGGCGTATGCAGTGGAGGGACCGACCTGTGACCCCGGAGGTGTCGATCCTGAGTGCGGCCTCGGCTGTACGCACTCAATTTGACAATAAACCCGATGTCGATCTCGACATCCGCATTGCGAAGAATTTACCGACAATCCTTATTGATCCCGATCGATTTGAACAGATGCTTATCAATTTGCTCGACAACGCCTGTAAATTTACGAAAGAAGGCTCCGTCACGATTGAGGCCAAAGCGCAGAATGGCACCCTTCATGTTGAAATTGCCGATACTGGTGTTGGCATTCCTCCAGAATATCTCGACTCTATCTTTGAAACGTTTCGTCAGGTTGAGCGCGACACACTCGAAGACAAACCTTCCGGAACCGGTCTGGGATTGGCCATTTGCCGAGGTATTGTCGAACACTACAACGGGACGATCAAGGTGCAATCAACACCCGGCGAAGGAACTATTTTCACCGTGACACTTCCTTCCATGCAATAA
- a CDS encoding two-component system sensor histidine kinase NtrB: protein MHDEMAFPSPQQDPELLVIDQERDIEHLRRQCLAMEAKLRDSEEKFRFVSETAVDAIIVTDVKGDITFWNNAAKKIFGYTEDEILGKPSSILMPQRYQQRHDDGIERYLKTGEPHHIGNTVEVEGLRKNGNEFPLELSLSTWTTNKGIFFAGIIRDISERKRLERLNEDVQRVVRHDLKSPLIGIGGFAKLLLKSDNLSDRENEWATMIYDMSKDLLNRLSLSRDIFKMEENTYELAPKPVNLIQVIKSVDLELHEPAEKKNIVRRHLLNTHPMDFNEEFLIDAEEHLIRSMIDNLVKNALEASPANEIVTISVSCRNPNVHIDIHNQGTVPEDIRERFFERYVTSGKSGGTGLGTYSAKLIAHAHHGDILFTTSENEGTHVVVTLPLKQPPNRPNP from the coding sequence ATGCATGATGAAATGGCTTTCCCCAGTCCCCAGCAAGACCCAGAACTTCTCGTCATTGACCAAGAGCGTGACATCGAGCATTTGCGACGTCAATGCCTGGCTATGGAGGCCAAACTCCGCGATAGCGAAGAAAAATTCAGATTTGTTTCAGAAACAGCCGTCGATGCTATTATCGTGACGGATGTCAAAGGTGACATCACGTTCTGGAACAATGCCGCAAAAAAAATTTTTGGCTACACCGAAGATGAAATCCTCGGGAAACCGTCTTCCATCCTCATGCCCCAGCGATATCAACAGCGCCATGATGACGGCATTGAACGCTACTTGAAAACGGGCGAACCACACCATATTGGCAATACGGTAGAGGTGGAAGGATTGCGTAAAAACGGAAATGAATTCCCTCTTGAACTGTCTTTATCGACGTGGACAACAAATAAAGGAATTTTTTTCGCTGGCATTATTCGCGACATTTCCGAACGTAAGCGCTTGGAACGACTCAATGAAGATGTGCAACGCGTTGTTCGCCATGATCTCAAGTCTCCGCTTATCGGGATCGGTGGTTTTGCCAAACTTCTCCTGAAAAGTGACAACCTCAGTGACCGTGAGAATGAGTGGGCCACCATGATCTACGACATGTCGAAGGACCTGCTCAACCGCCTCAGCTTATCGCGCGATATTTTTAAAATGGAAGAAAATACGTACGAACTCGCACCGAAACCCGTCAACCTTATCCAGGTTATCAAAAGTGTTGATCTTGAGCTGCATGAACCGGCGGAAAAGAAAAACATTGTTCGACGTCATCTGCTGAACACTCACCCGATGGACTTCAATGAAGAATTTCTCATTGATGCCGAAGAGCACCTCATACGTTCAATGATCGATAACCTTGTGAAAAACGCACTCGAAGCATCTCCGGCAAACGAAATTGTAACGATCTCCGTGTCGTGCCGTAACCCAAATGTCCATATTGATATTCATAACCAAGGGACAGTCCCAGAAGACATTCGCGAACGTTTTTTTGAACGCTATGTCACCAGTGGCAAATCTGGAGGCACCGGCCTCGGAACCTATAGCGCCAAGCTTATCGCACATGCCCATCATGGTGATATCCTGTTCACGACGTCAGAAAACGAAGGAACACATGTTGTTGTGACACTCCCTCTGAAACAGCCACCAAATCGACCGAATCCGTGA
- a CDS encoding HDOD domain-containing protein, with protein sequence MTDSRAKLLTLVDKIPAFSQSVNRILQLTSDMNCSPKELLSVVEHDPILTMKILRLVNSPVFGLAQQITSISHALVYIGLNTLKNITLSLAVIGALPRKNKAGFDINAFWLHCLAVGVSARQLGEHIGISRAQAGDLFVAGLLHDIGKVIFALYEPELYKSALAQAASGITPLHEAEQQFLNDTHANMGALLAEKWVLPVPLRDSIAHHHSLGERPSSVVACVFAANQAAKKLHYGFAGNVVIDEFPDAVQDRLGLDQEGALQVLQGVDELVEKAKLFI encoded by the coding sequence ATGACCGATTCTCGAGCCAAATTACTCACCCTGGTTGATAAGATACCCGCTTTTTCACAAAGTGTGAACCGTATCCTGCAATTGACTTCAGATATGAACTGTTCACCGAAGGAGCTGTTGTCTGTTGTCGAGCATGATCCAATTTTAACTATGAAAATTCTGCGCCTCGTTAATTCTCCTGTCTTTGGCTTGGCGCAGCAAATCACCTCTATTTCTCACGCGCTTGTGTATATTGGTCTGAATACATTGAAGAATATTACCTTGAGTCTGGCCGTTATCGGAGCGTTACCACGAAAAAATAAAGCCGGTTTCGATATCAATGCTTTTTGGTTGCATTGTCTCGCTGTCGGTGTTTCTGCGAGACAGCTTGGCGAACATATAGGTATATCCCGCGCTCAGGCTGGGGATTTGTTTGTTGCAGGGCTTTTGCATGATATCGGGAAAGTCATCTTTGCTCTGTATGAGCCGGAGCTTTATAAGTCGGCTTTGGCGCAAGCCGCCTCTGGCATCACTCCACTGCATGAAGCAGAGCAACAATTTTTGAACGATACGCATGCGAATATGGGCGCACTGTTGGCTGAAAAGTGGGTTTTGCCCGTCCCATTGCGTGACAGCATTGCTCACCACCATTCTCTCGGAGAGCGTCCGAGCTCCGTTGTGGCCTGCGTCTTTGCGGCAAATCAGGCCGCTAAAAAATTGCACTACGGTTTTGCCGGAAACGTGGTGATTGATGAATTTCCAGATGCTGTCCAAGATCGGCTGGGCCTTGATCAGGAAGGGGCGCTTCAAGTGCTCCAGGGAGTTGATGAACTTGTGGAAAAGGCAAAGCTGTTCATATAA
- a CDS encoding MBL fold metallo-hydrolase: MRITMWGVRGSIPAPGPETVRYGGNTTCLEVVTSDDKRIILDAGSGIRALGLELAKNMPLSCDIFITHTHWDHIQGLPFFVPLFVPNNDIRIRGTFDPVSMKGIDEILAVQMEYCYFPVRSTELKANIRYDSIRERQTIQVGTATVSSILMNHPVLTFGYKIEDSGKSFFFTGDHEHYANIFSPEDQEYEEFEKLVAAKSANLLEFIDGVDYVVADAQYTQAEYPSRVGWGHATLDDCVALGRQANVGHLCLTHHEPTRTDDALESIFADLLHRNADMANKLSLAFEGKVIEL; encoded by the coding sequence ATGCGCATCACCATGTGGGGGGTACGTGGTTCCATTCCCGCCCCCGGACCTGAGACTGTTCGTTATGGCGGCAACACAACGTGTCTTGAAGTCGTGACATCGGATGACAAGCGCATTATTCTTGATGCTGGTTCCGGGATACGGGCGCTCGGTCTTGAGTTGGCCAAAAACATGCCTCTTTCTTGTGATATCTTCATTACCCATACACATTGGGATCATATTCAAGGATTGCCGTTTTTTGTGCCACTTTTCGTTCCGAACAACGATATACGAATACGGGGAACATTCGACCCGGTTTCCATGAAAGGCATTGACGAGATATTGGCCGTTCAGATGGAATATTGTTATTTTCCTGTTCGAAGTACGGAATTGAAAGCAAATATCCGTTATGATTCCATCCGTGAACGGCAAACCATACAGGTCGGAACAGCAACCGTGTCATCCATCCTGATGAATCATCCCGTGCTGACATTTGGGTATAAAATTGAAGATAGTGGCAAATCGTTTTTTTTTACAGGCGATCATGAACATTACGCCAATATATTCTCCCCGGAGGATCAGGAATACGAAGAATTCGAGAAGCTTGTTGCCGCGAAGAGTGCCAATTTGCTCGAATTTATAGATGGTGTCGATTATGTAGTGGCTGATGCGCAGTATACGCAGGCCGAATATCCGTCTCGTGTAGGGTGGGGGCATGCCACGTTGGACGACTGTGTTGCTTTGGGACGTCAAGCCAATGTCGGCCATCTTTGTTTAACGCATCACGAGCCAACACGGACTGACGATGCTCTGGAGTCGATTTTTGCTGATCTTCTTCACCGTAACGCCGATATGGCCAATAAGCTTTCTCTTGCCTTTGAGGGAAAGGTTATCGAACTTTGA
- the cbiE gene encoding precorrin-6y C5,15-methyltransferase (decarboxylating) subunit CbiE, with the protein MPSLHVIGLGMAETSLSASLAEVVASADVVACAPRLCSCLGKIHVPVIPIGSPLSDVQQAVRQALDEGKTVALLTSGDPLFYGIGNWLLSHFDTSELVFHPAVTAIHAACARIKRPAHDLPVVSLHGRAALPKLFATLARSMAVAVYTDPVNTPNRIAEGVFQRGGDHYSMWVCQDMGAPTETVEHLRLPEAAMRSFSPLNVVVLERDAPPDMALHLGMPDELFVPYGHPFTKWPVRAAVLASLSIAPKHTVWDLGASIGTVSLEASVLAHNGCVCAVERLSERVEVMRDLIRKSGALHIETVVSDVVTAIDALPDPDRIFVGGGAGTQFDVIETALARLPCGGRMTVACVLLGSLSTVLDGFRRKGIQTTVTEIQAAVSEPLGQDRRLVSRNPVFLVTAEKE; encoded by the coding sequence ATGCCGTCTCTTCATGTCATCGGTCTGGGAATGGCCGAAACGTCATTGTCTGCTTCGCTTGCCGAGGTGGTCGCCTCGGCCGATGTTGTTGCCTGTGCTCCACGATTGTGCTCGTGTCTTGGTAAAATTCATGTGCCGGTCATCCCCATTGGCTCCCCGTTGTCCGACGTTCAACAGGCTGTTCGCCAAGCATTGGATGAGGGAAAGACAGTTGCGCTCCTTACCTCCGGTGATCCTTTATTCTATGGTATTGGGAATTGGCTGCTTTCTCATTTCGATACCAGTGAATTGGTTTTTCATCCGGCAGTTACCGCGATCCATGCGGCCTGCGCACGTATCAAACGGCCTGCTCACGATCTTCCAGTTGTTTCGTTGCATGGTCGCGCAGCTCTGCCGAAACTTTTTGCGACGTTGGCCCGCTCCATGGCGGTTGCGGTGTACACCGATCCCGTCAACACCCCGAATCGTATTGCCGAAGGTGTGTTCCAGCGAGGAGGGGACCACTATTCCATGTGGGTATGCCAGGATATGGGAGCGCCGACGGAAACCGTGGAACACCTTCGTTTGCCCGAAGCCGCCATGCGGTCTTTTTCTCCTCTCAACGTTGTCGTTCTTGAGCGTGACGCTCCGCCGGACATGGCGCTCCATCTGGGAATGCCGGACGAGCTTTTTGTCCCTTATGGACATCCGTTTACGAAATGGCCTGTACGAGCAGCGGTGCTGGCTTCATTGTCGATAGCACCCAAACATACGGTGTGGGATCTTGGCGCCAGTATTGGGACGGTCTCGTTGGAGGCGTCGGTATTGGCACACAATGGATGCGTTTGCGCTGTGGAACGTCTCTCCGAGCGCGTTGAGGTCATGCGCGATTTGATCCGAAAGAGCGGGGCGTTACATATTGAAACGGTTGTGTCCGATGTCGTGACAGCAATTGATGCATTACCTGATCCGGACCGTATCTTTGTGGGAGGAGGAGCAGGCACGCAGTTCGATGTGATTGAAACCGCATTGGCGCGGCTACCTTGTGGGGGACGCATGACGGTTGCATGTGTTTTATTGGGAAGTTTGAGTACGGTGTTGGACGGGTTTAGACGGAAAGGTATCCAAACCACAGTAACTGAAATTCAGGCGGCTGTTTCTGAACCGCTTGGGCAAGATCGCCGCCTTGTGAGTCGTAATCCGGTCTTTCTTGTGACTGCAGAAAAAGAGTAA
- the cobM gene encoding precorrin-4 C(11)-methyltransferase, which translates to MPKVSFIGAGPGDPDLLTVKAARLIGQADLVLYAGSLVQRAVAELAGGGAKIVDSAPMTLEQTHACMVDAIHQGCSVARVHTGDPALYGAVQEQIALLRRDGIDWEIIPGVTSASAAAAAFGASFTLPEQTQTLMLTRLAGRTAVPESERLRDLAAHKTALAVYLSGSNPEGVQSELLAAGYPPETPIAIAHKVSWPGERLCRAPLFDLAKTVRAEGITSQTLFLVLPDPETGTPSRLYAEDFAHACRP; encoded by the coding sequence ATGCCGAAAGTGAGCTTTATTGGTGCTGGGCCAGGAGACCCCGATTTGCTGACGGTCAAAGCGGCCCGGTTGATTGGTCAGGCCGATCTCGTCCTTTATGCTGGTTCTTTGGTTCAACGGGCTGTTGCCGAATTGGCCGGAGGTGGGGCAAAGATTGTCGATTCAGCGCCGATGACCTTGGAACAGACGCATGCGTGTATGGTGGATGCCATTCATCAAGGATGCTCTGTGGCACGTGTTCATACAGGTGACCCTGCGCTCTATGGAGCCGTACAAGAGCAGATTGCTTTGTTACGTCGAGATGGCATCGACTGGGAAATTATTCCTGGCGTCACGTCGGCTTCAGCTGCAGCAGCGGCTTTTGGTGCATCGTTTACATTGCCCGAGCAAACTCAAACACTCATGCTGACCCGACTTGCCGGGAGAACAGCCGTTCCGGAGTCCGAGCGACTTCGCGATCTAGCAGCGCATAAAACCGCTTTGGCTGTGTATTTGTCGGGAAGCAATCCCGAAGGGGTTCAAAGCGAATTGCTCGCTGCCGGCTATCCTCCGGAAACGCCAATTGCCATTGCACACAAAGTGTCTTGGCCCGGTGAGCGTCTCTGTCGTGCCCCTTTATTCGACCTGGCGAAGACGGTTCGTGCCGAAGGAATTACATCCCAGACCCTCTTTCTTGTCTTGCCCGATCCGGAAACCGGAACACCGTCTCGGCTGTACGCCGAAGATTTTGCACATGCCTGTCGACCATAA
- a CDS encoding secondary thiamine-phosphate synthase enzyme YjbQ: MEILHINTHSREEMVSITDEIAALIRERGWDDGILVLHCPHTTAGLTINEDADPSVIRDMLTAMRRLVPHQGDYRHAEGNSDAHIKTTTFGPSLSLIVENGKPCLGTWQGIFFCEFDGPRSRKLWAKWVG; this comes from the coding sequence ATGGAAATTTTGCATATCAATACGCACTCTCGGGAAGAGATGGTGAGTATTACGGATGAAATAGCCGCTCTCATACGGGAAAGAGGATGGGATGACGGTATTCTTGTGTTACATTGTCCGCATACCACGGCTGGTTTAACAATCAATGAAGATGCCGATCCTTCCGTGATACGAGATATGTTGACGGCGATGCGGCGTCTTGTGCCACATCAAGGTGATTATCGCCATGCTGAAGGGAATAGTGATGCCCACATCAAAACAACCACCTTCGGCCCTTCGCTGAGTCTTATTGTTGAAAATGGGAAGCCGTGCTTGGGCACGTGGCAAGGAATTTTTTTCTGTGAATTCGATGGACCGCGTTCACGAAAGCTTTGGGCGAAATGGGTTGGATAA
- a CDS encoding amidoligase family protein yields MSLSNNNQEFLPLPRSTNSDGDIRRAGFELEYAGLDIEQSAQLVVNRFHGTIQRESRFAYTVAQTDFGDFHVEVDASLLKNKEYEQMLKSIGIELDVNSRETLEDALLELASLAVPFEVVTPPIPTDRCDEVEALRADFHKHKAQGTQASFLYGFGLHINVEAASLEADWLRDMLRSYLLLRHAIAESSGIDLTRRISPYIDDFPEEYVRTVLSPDYAPSRRQLIADYLLSNPTRNRSLDMLPLFASIEARLVMEHVDPEIAPLIKPRPAFHYRLPDCRIDDPQWRIAADWNRWVEVERLADDTPRLEKACHEYVHNHRGFPEEWLEWAARLFE; encoded by the coding sequence GTGTCTCTTTCGAACAACAATCAAGAATTTCTTCCTCTGCCACGTTCAACCAATTCTGATGGCGATATCCGTCGAGCTGGATTTGAACTGGAATATGCCGGCCTCGACATTGAACAATCTGCCCAACTTGTAGTCAACCGCTTTCATGGAACGATACAACGAGAGAGCCGGTTTGCTTATACCGTTGCACAAACCGACTTCGGTGATTTCCATGTAGAAGTCGATGCCTCGCTTCTTAAGAATAAAGAATACGAGCAAATGCTGAAATCCATCGGCATTGAGCTTGATGTTAATTCTCGCGAGACTTTAGAGGACGCCTTGTTGGAGCTGGCGTCATTGGCTGTGCCGTTTGAAGTCGTAACACCGCCAATTCCGACGGACCGATGTGATGAAGTCGAGGCATTGCGGGCCGACTTCCACAAACACAAGGCGCAGGGGACACAGGCATCGTTTCTCTATGGATTTGGTTTGCATATCAATGTGGAAGCCGCAAGTTTGGAAGCGGATTGGTTGCGAGATATGCTCCGGTCTTATTTGCTGCTGCGTCATGCTATTGCCGAGAGCTCGGGGATTGATCTGACCAGACGTATATCGCCCTATATTGATGATTTTCCCGAAGAATACGTTCGTACGGTATTATCTCCGGATTACGCCCCAAGTCGGAGACAACTCATTGCTGATTACCTCCTGAGCAATCCCACACGAAATCGCTCGTTAGATATGTTGCCGTTGTTTGCCAGTATTGAAGCGCGTCTTGTCATGGAGCATGTTGACCCGGAAATTGCTCCTTTGATTAAGCCTCGACCGGCATTCCATTACCGACTTCCGGATTGCCGTATTGACGATCCCCAGTGGCGAATTGCAGCCGACTGGAATCGCTGGGTCGAGGTGGAACGCCTTGCCGATGATACTCCCCGTTTAGAAAAGGCGTGCCATGAATATGTCCATAATCATCGTGGTTTTCCTGAGGAATGGCTGGAGTGGGCAGCCCGGTTGTTTGAATAG
- a CDS encoding C-GCAxxG-C-C family protein, translating into MIIEKSEDIRMVVSDRAESLFRSRRYLCADAVMLSINEVLDAGLSEELVLRLTSSLPVGMNSGCVCGALSGGQLALGMLLAGPGEGRLSRRQVQQAGAALHDRFKEEHGAVCCRVLTKKAEKEGRDHFDQCARFSECCAAWATDIIIEQRPELITTAQYVPPVKHSILSRTLTRLTNLLR; encoded by the coding sequence ATGATAATTGAAAAAAGCGAAGATATTCGGATGGTTGTGTCTGATCGTGCCGAATCGCTTTTTCGTTCGCGTCGGTATTTATGCGCCGATGCCGTTATGTTGAGTATCAACGAGGTGTTGGATGCAGGTTTGAGTGAAGAGCTGGTATTGCGCCTCACCAGTTCTTTGCCTGTTGGAATGAATAGCGGGTGTGTCTGTGGGGCCCTTTCAGGGGGACAACTTGCACTCGGTATGTTGCTTGCCGGTCCCGGAGAAGGGCGCCTGAGTCGGCGTCAAGTGCAACAAGCCGGTGCGGCTCTTCATGATCGATTCAAAGAAGAACATGGAGCGGTGTGTTGTCGGGTTTTGACGAAAAAAGCCGAGAAAGAGGGCCGGGATCATTTTGATCAATGTGCTCGCTTTTCCGAGTGTTGTGCAGCGTGGGCAACAGATATTATTATTGAACAACGACCCGAGCTCATTACAACTGCTCAATATGTACCTCCGGTGAAACACTCGATATTGTCACGAACCTTGACCCGTTTGACCAATTTGTTGCGGTGA
- a CDS encoding rhodanese-like domain-containing protein — protein MKKQLRGRKLVIWWGVALVVCAGAAIAAGWLKPRLLDSAQKRLAVSEMYYEYKQKFPDVIDIRPEEAIQLLGEGNVIFVDDREPKERAVSTIPGAISADDLREHPEQYSGKTLIVYCTISYRSGKLAEEYGPKYGLVMKNMIGGILGWVHAGGPIVDPSGRPVLRVHVYGPTWDLAPDGYETVW, from the coding sequence ATGAAAAAGCAGTTACGAGGACGAAAACTCGTTATTTGGTGGGGGGTGGCTCTTGTTGTCTGTGCCGGCGCGGCCATCGCGGCGGGTTGGCTCAAACCACGACTCCTTGATAGTGCCCAGAAACGGCTGGCTGTCAGCGAAATGTACTACGAGTATAAACAGAAATTTCCTGACGTCATCGATATTCGTCCGGAAGAAGCCATACAACTCCTTGGTGAGGGCAATGTCATTTTTGTCGATGACCGAGAGCCGAAAGAACGCGCAGTTTCGACAATTCCCGGAGCCATTTCGGCCGATGATCTCCGAGAACATCCAGAACAGTACAGTGGCAAAACACTCATCGTCTATTGTACCATCAGTTACCGGAGCGGCAAGTTGGCAGAAGAATATGGCCCAAAATACGGACTTGTGATGAAAAATATGATTGGCGGTATTTTAGGATGGGTGCATGCCGGAGGACCGATTGTCGACCCTTCGGGAAGACCCGTCCTGCGTGTCCATGTCTATGGACCGACTTGGGATCTTGCTCCGGATGGCTACGAGACTGTCTGGTAA
- a CDS encoding DUF1566 domain-containing protein, giving the protein MKYFFRTGQRYCFDSHGKAIQCANAGQDGEIQSGVSFPEPRFVVENDLVTDRLTKLIWTRRAAIAEFPLTWQESLDAIEQMNVERAYGRSDWRLPNRRELRSLVDHGQTRPVLPADHPFTDLVQHWYWTSTSSAMSPAYAWHVHFMGGRMFYGKKDGYELAWPVAGSSDVIPKTGQRLCYDTDGNTIDCSNTGQDGAIRTGVAWPDKRFEDDGEIVRDDLTGLIWARHADLAGKLVNLDTAYRWIADYRQKTGRDWRLPSINELESLVDASGHSPALPSPHPFLNPREAYWSSTTSTFEPDWSYCLYLHKGAVGVGFKVNAEFSVWPVCQS; this is encoded by the coding sequence ATGAAATATTTTTTTCGAACCGGCCAAAGGTATTGTTTTGATAGTCACGGTAAAGCTATACAGTGTGCGAATGCGGGACAAGACGGTGAAATACAGTCTGGAGTTTCCTTCCCTGAACCACGTTTTGTGGTTGAAAACGACCTTGTCACCGATCGTTTGACCAAGCTTATCTGGACGCGTCGAGCGGCCATCGCTGAATTCCCCCTCACCTGGCAAGAAAGCCTCGATGCCATTGAACAGATGAACGTCGAGCGTGCTTATGGTCGTTCCGACTGGCGTCTTCCAAATCGACGAGAACTGCGTTCGTTGGTTGATCATGGTCAGACGCGGCCGGTTTTGCCGGCCGATCATCCGTTTACCGACCTCGTCCAGCATTGGTATTGGACGTCAACATCGTCGGCCATGTCTCCGGCGTATGCTTGGCACGTTCATTTTATGGGTGGCCGGATGTTCTACGGCAAAAAAGATGGGTATGAACTTGCTTGGCCGGTTGCTGGGAGCAGCGATGTGATACCAAAAACAGGACAACGTCTTTGCTACGATACCGACGGGAATACCATCGACTGCAGCAACACAGGACAGGATGGTGCAATACGCACGGGTGTCGCCTGGCCTGACAAACGATTTGAAGATGACGGTGAAATTGTTCGAGACGATCTCACCGGGCTTATCTGGGCACGTCACGCCGACCTTGCCGGGAAACTGGTCAATTTGGATACAGCCTACAGATGGATCGCTGACTATCGGCAAAAAACTGGACGCGACTGGCGACTTCCCTCCATTAATGAACTTGAATCCTTGGTCGACGCTTCCGGTCATTCTCCGGCGTTACCGTCCCCGCATCCATTTCTCAATCCTCGTGAAGCCTATTGGTCTTCCACGACAAGTACTTTTGAGCCGGACTGGAGCTATTGCTTGTATCTGCACAAAGGGGCTGTGGGAGTGGGGTTCAAGGTGAACGCGGAGTTTTCCGTATGGCCTGTGTGCCAATCCTAA